In one Cloacibacillus porcorum genomic region, the following are encoded:
- a CDS encoding glycine C-acetyltransferase produces MKTAIGKIAAEIEKIKADGLYKNERIITTPQRDVIDTTAKGGVVNMCANNYLGLADNARVIEAAKAAYDRWGYGLASVRFICGTQQIHKDLEAAVSRFLGMEDTVLYSSCFDANGGVFEPLLSDKDAIISDELNHASIIDGVRLCKAKKFRYKNNDMTSLREQLEAAKAAGADIKLIVTDGVFSMDGYIANLKGICDLADEYDALVMVDDSHAVGFMGERGRGTHEYCGVMGRVDIITGTLGKALGGASGGYVSAKAEIVEMLRQRSRPYLFSNTVAPAICGASLEVIRMLEESTEYRDRVHANTKYFREKMAELGFDILPGTHPIVPIMLYDAKVASEFASRLLDKGIYVTGFFYPVVPQGKARVRTQVSAAHTTEDLDRAIAAFTEVKKEMGL; encoded by the coding sequence ATGAAAACTGCGATCGGCAAAATTGCGGCGGAGATAGAGAAGATAAAGGCCGACGGCCTCTATAAGAACGAGCGTATCATCACGACGCCGCAGCGCGACGTGATAGACACCACCGCCAAGGGCGGCGTCGTCAACATGTGCGCGAACAATTACCTCGGACTCGCGGACAACGCGCGCGTCATCGAGGCGGCCAAGGCGGCCTACGACCGCTGGGGCTACGGCCTCGCCTCCGTGCGTTTTATTTGCGGCACACAGCAGATACACAAGGATCTCGAAGCGGCGGTCAGCCGTTTCTTAGGCATGGAAGACACGGTCCTCTATTCCTCCTGCTTTGACGCCAACGGAGGCGTCTTTGAGCCTCTGCTCTCCGATAAGGACGCGATAATCAGCGATGAGCTGAACCACGCAAGCATCATCGACGGCGTGCGCCTCTGCAAGGCGAAAAAATTCCGCTACAAAAACAACGACATGACTTCGCTGCGCGAGCAGCTCGAGGCGGCAAAAGCGGCCGGCGCGGACATCAAGCTCATCGTCACGGACGGCGTCTTCTCAATGGACGGATATATCGCAAACCTTAAGGGCATCTGCGATCTGGCTGACGAGTATGACGCCCTTGTAATGGTCGACGACAGCCACGCCGTCGGCTTCATGGGCGAGCGCGGACGCGGCACGCACGAATACTGCGGCGTCATGGGGCGCGTCGACATCATCACCGGCACCCTCGGCAAGGCTCTCGGCGGCGCATCCGGCGGCTATGTGAGCGCGAAGGCCGAGATAGTGGAGATGCTGCGCCAGCGCAGCCGTCCCTACCTCTTCTCCAACACGGTCGCGCCCGCGATATGCGGCGCCTCGCTCGAGGTGATCAGGATGCTGGAAGAATCGACGGAGTACCGCGACCGCGTACACGCCAACACGAAATATTTCCGCGAAAAGATGGCGGAGCTCGGCTTCGACATCCTTCCGGGAACGCATCCCATCGTACCGATCATGCTCTACGACGCGAAGGTCGCCTCGGAGTTCGCCTCGCGCCTGCTTGATAAGGGCATCTATGTGACCGGCTTCTTCTACCCCGTAGTCCCACAGGGCAAGGCGAGGGTACGCACACAGGTCTCAGCGGCCCACACGACAGAAGACCTCGACCGGGCGATCGCCGCCTTTACCGAGGTAAAAAAAGAGATGGGGCTGTAA
- a CDS encoding DUF2703 domain-containing protein: protein MKTITLAHYTMKDIEPAPWVETWENLMKFGSRMAPKLIPLGFKLKLRKVILDELTQDNLMTANMVTIECEEAGTPETPIENLLMLELDFTPCSECKTPGGQEFPCRTFTSFSGDICQALPEEFFMEATLRVAFKSQHECGCHCGDCDSCASGCGDEEAGVRTDGCGEEGHHHDHGDKD, encoded by the coding sequence GTGAAGACCATCACTCTGGCACACTATACAATGAAGGATATTGAACCCGCGCCTTGGGTCGAAACGTGGGAAAACCTGATGAAGTTCGGTTCGCGCATGGCGCCTAAGCTGATACCGCTCGGCTTCAAATTAAAGCTGCGCAAGGTGATTTTGGACGAGCTCACGCAGGATAACCTCATGACGGCGAATATGGTGACAATCGAATGTGAGGAGGCCGGCACGCCAGAGACTCCTATCGAGAATCTGCTGATGCTGGAACTCGACTTCACCCCCTGCAGCGAGTGTAAAACGCCCGGTGGACAGGAGTTTCCCTGCCGCACCTTTACCAGCTTCAGCGGCGATATATGCCAGGCCCTGCCGGAGGAGTTTTTTATGGAGGCGACGCTGCGCGTAGCCTTTAAATCACAGCACGAATGCGGCTGCCACTGCGGAGACTGCGACTCCTGCGCGAGCGGCTGCGGCGACGAGGAGGCCGGCGTCCGCACCGACGGCTGCGGCGAGGAAGGCCATCATCACGACCACGGAGATAAGGATTAG
- a CDS encoding cob(I)yrinic acid a,c-diamide adenosyltransferase produces MAHFNVITKGGDKGTTSLANGERIAKDDRVVELYGTIDECQAALGMARAFCEEEKTAQDIYFIEDYLFGAMAYYAKCDYPAPDPAIMENMAARVTESLPEGGMTFVRPGDSRCGSALHLARTIARRAERIATPLFREGKLEEKGYQFLNRLSDVIYLLSLKVDADAKK; encoded by the coding sequence ATGGCACATTTCAACGTTATCACAAAGGGCGGAGACAAAGGTACGACCTCGCTGGCAAACGGCGAACGCATCGCGAAGGACGACCGCGTAGTAGAACTCTACGGCACGATCGACGAATGCCAGGCGGCACTGGGAATGGCGCGCGCCTTCTGCGAGGAAGAGAAGACCGCGCAGGACATTTATTTCATCGAGGATTATCTCTTCGGAGCGATGGCCTATTACGCAAAGTGCGACTACCCCGCTCCCGATCCGGCGATCATGGAAAATATGGCGGCCCGCGTCACGGAGTCCCTGCCGGAGGGCGGCATGACCTTTGTGCGCCCCGGCGACAGCCGCTGCGGCTCCGCGCTGCACCTGGCCCGCACGATTGCGCGCCGTGCCGAACGGATCGCGACGCCGCTCTTCCGCGAGGGAAAGTTAGAAGAGAAGGGATATCAATTCCTCAACCGCCTCTCCGACGTCATCTATCTGCTGTCGCTGAAGGTCGACGCCGACGCTAAAAAATAG
- a CDS encoding ABC transporter substrate-binding protein — protein MRKLFAVLAIMLLALPAFAADTIKIGEIATVTGDFAAYGVAEVEAVKMAVSEINAKGGVLGKKLEIVMYDCRTRNEDMVNAARRLVQQDKVVAVIGPSGSGLCIAASPVFNQGKVPHIGTLPTNPNVTVDERGKVKPYNFRICFLDPYQGKILAVFAAQDLKAKKAAILYDVSSDYSHGLREFFTKSFKAAGGTIVADEGHRGEDVDFRAQLTKIKLSNPDVLVLPTMGKCTPLSVKQAREMGIDVPIIGGDGYGDFMWEITGKEAMKNTFWVSHVAKEDPALKDFFAKYKRQAGTECQEFMNAVMAYDSVYWLADAIKRANSTDPVKVRDALEKTKDLQLMHTKLTMDEFHNPKDKDGFILEAKDGKAVFYKKIRPND, from the coding sequence ATGCGCAAACTATTCGCAGTATTGGCAATTATGCTACTGGCTCTCCCCGCATTCGCCGCCGACACGATCAAAATTGGTGAAATAGCTACTGTCACCGGAGACTTTGCCGCCTATGGCGTCGCTGAAGTTGAGGCCGTTAAGATGGCAGTCAGCGAGATCAACGCGAAGGGCGGGGTTCTCGGAAAGAAACTTGAGATAGTGATGTATGACTGCCGCACGCGCAACGAAGACATGGTGAACGCGGCCCGCCGTCTAGTCCAGCAGGACAAAGTCGTAGCGGTCATCGGCCCCAGCGGCTCCGGCCTCTGCATCGCGGCCTCCCCAGTATTCAACCAGGGTAAAGTCCCTCACATAGGGACGCTTCCGACAAATCCGAACGTAACGGTTGACGAAAGGGGCAAGGTGAAGCCCTACAACTTCCGTATCTGCTTCCTCGATCCCTATCAGGGAAAAATTCTCGCCGTATTCGCCGCGCAGGACCTTAAGGCGAAGAAGGCCGCGATACTCTATGACGTATCGAGCGACTATTCCCACGGTCTCCGCGAGTTCTTCACAAAGAGCTTTAAGGCCGCCGGCGGCACGATCGTTGCCGACGAGGGCCACCGCGGTGAAGACGTCGACTTCCGTGCCCAGCTGACGAAGATCAAGCTGTCGAACCCGGATGTGCTCGTCCTGCCGACAATGGGCAAGTGCACTCCCCTCTCCGTCAAGCAGGCGCGTGAAATGGGCATCGATGTTCCCATCATTGGCGGCGACGGCTACGGCGACTTTATGTGGGAGATCACCGGCAAAGAGGCGATGAAGAACACCTTCTGGGTGAGCCACGTCGCTAAGGAAGATCCCGCGCTGAAGGATTTCTTTGCGAAGTATAAGAGGCAGGCGGGGACGGAGTGTCAGGAATTCATGAACGCGGTCATGGCCTACGACTCGGTCTACTGGCTAGCGGACGCGATCAAACGCGCGAACAGCACCGATCCCGTCAAAGTGCGCGACGCCCTTGAAAAGACAAAGGATCTCCAGCTGATGCACACGAAGCTCACGATGGATGAGTTCCACAATCCGAAGGACAAGGACGGTTTCATCCTCGAAGCGAAGGACGGCAAAGCGGTATTCTACAAGAAGATCAGACCGAACGACTAA
- a CDS encoding phosphoadenosine phosphosulfate reductase family protein: protein MTLDEKTEEALEILRKNEPPDGYYVAYSGGKDSTVILDLVRRSGVKYDAHYNVTTVDPPELVYFIAAQREIIWDRPEMSMWGLIVKAGMPPTRIARYCCRYLKERGGLGRTVITGIRLAESTRRSKRQRFETDSKNPSKRYIHLIFDWTTNEVWEYITGNSVSYCPLYNEGFKRLGCICCPMGGWKKQLRDSFRWPKYKDLYICAFEKMLQARRAKGRETRWETGEEVWNWWTSPPKSKFM, encoded by the coding sequence ATGACATTAGACGAAAAGACAGAAGAAGCGTTAGAAATTCTCAGGAAGAATGAGCCGCCGGATGGTTATTATGTGGCCTACAGCGGCGGAAAAGACAGCACGGTGATTCTCGACCTTGTGCGCAGGAGCGGTGTCAAGTATGACGCTCACTACAATGTTACCACCGTAGATCCCCCCGAACTGGTCTATTTTATCGCGGCACAGCGGGAGATAATCTGGGACAGGCCGGAAATGTCGATGTGGGGGCTGATAGTCAAAGCAGGAATGCCGCCGACCCGTATCGCGCGTTACTGCTGCCGCTACCTTAAAGAACGCGGCGGTCTTGGAAGGACGGTAATCACAGGCATCCGGCTTGCGGAGAGCACCAGACGCTCCAAGAGACAGCGGTTTGAAACCGATAGTAAGAATCCCTCTAAAAGATACATTCACCTTATTTTTGATTGGACCACGAATGAAGTCTGGGAATACATAACAGGCAATTCCGTCTCATATTGCCCTCTCTACAATGAAGGATTCAAAAGGCTAGGCTGCATATGCTGTCCTATGGGCGGTTGGAAGAAGCAGCTTCGTGATTCATTTCGGTGGCCGAAGTACAAAGACCTTTATATCTGTGCCTTTGAAAAAATGCTGCAGGCAAGACGCGCAAAGGGCAGAGAGACCAGATGGGAGACGGGGGAGGAGGTCTGGAACTGGTGGACCTCGCCGCCTAAATCTAAATTTATGTAA
- a CDS encoding MATE family efflux transporter produces MLLNNKKYEIDMCSGAILPKMLLFAIPLMCSSILQLLFNAADIIVVGRYAGDNSLAAVGSNTSLIGLLTNLFIGLSIGTNVLAARYYGAKAEDDLAKTVHTSIVLGIASGILLSVIGIVGARRILIWMQTPEEVLGLATLYLVIYFLGMTAMMVYNFGSAILRAVGDTRRPLYFLVVAGIINVVLNLFFVINLKLDVAGVAIATVISQCVSALLVVRCLCREGGGIRLVPSQMRIDRDKLVQILKIGLPAGVQGILFSLSNVVIQSSINSFGAVVMAGNSAAANIELFVYFAMNAFYQAIISFTSQNFGAGRIKRIYKVLLRGQLCILVVGGVLGALVVAFGRELLGIYSSSDAVINAGMQRMWVLCSTYALCGMMDGMVGTLRGIGYSVLPTVVTLLGACGLRLVWIATLFHVEAFHTVTTVYLSYPVSWLVTLGAHVLCFRWIMTKRLLVRKL; encoded by the coding sequence ATGTTATTGAATAATAAAAAATACGAGATAGATATGTGCAGCGGCGCCATCTTGCCGAAGATGCTGCTCTTCGCGATCCCGCTGATGTGCTCAAGTATACTGCAGCTGCTATTCAACGCGGCGGACATTATCGTCGTCGGGCGTTACGCGGGTGATAATTCGCTTGCCGCGGTCGGCTCCAACACCTCTCTCATCGGGCTGTTGACGAATCTTTTTATCGGCCTTTCAATCGGCACGAACGTCCTTGCCGCCCGCTATTACGGGGCGAAGGCGGAGGATGATCTTGCCAAGACCGTCCATACCTCGATAGTGCTGGGGATCGCCAGCGGCATTCTGCTGTCGGTGATAGGCATCGTCGGGGCGCGCCGGATACTTATCTGGATGCAGACCCCGGAAGAGGTGCTTGGCCTTGCCACTCTTTACCTGGTCATTTATTTTCTCGGCATGACCGCGATGATGGTATATAATTTCGGCAGCGCGATCCTGCGGGCCGTCGGCGATACGCGGCGCCCGCTCTATTTTCTCGTCGTCGCCGGCATCATCAACGTGGTGCTGAATCTCTTTTTCGTCATCAACCTAAAGCTTGACGTTGCCGGAGTCGCGATTGCGACGGTCATATCTCAATGTGTATCGGCGCTGCTCGTCGTCCGCTGTCTTTGCCGCGAGGGCGGAGGCATCAGGCTTGTTCCATCACAGATGCGGATAGACAGGGACAAGCTGGTGCAGATTTTGAAGATCGGCCTGCCCGCGGGGGTCCAGGGAATTCTTTTTTCCCTATCCAACGTCGTTATCCAGTCCTCGATCAACTCTTTTGGCGCGGTGGTGATGGCTGGCAATTCGGCGGCGGCAAATATAGAGCTCTTTGTCTATTTTGCGATGAACGCCTTCTATCAGGCTATCATCTCATTTACGAGCCAGAATTTCGGCGCGGGACGCATCAAACGTATCTATAAGGTGCTGCTGCGGGGACAGCTATGTATATTGGTGGTCGGCGGGGTGCTTGGCGCGCTCGTCGTCGCCTTCGGCAGGGAGCTGCTTGGCATATATTCCTCAAGCGACGCTGTGATAAACGCGGGGATGCAGCGGATGTGGGTTCTTTGCAGCACCTATGCGCTCTGCGGCATGATGGACGGCATGGTGGGGACGCTGCGCGGCATCGGCTATTCGGTGCTGCCGACGGTCGTCACGCTGCTAGGGGCCTGTGGTCTGCGTCTGGTATGGATCGCGACTCTCTTCCATGTGGAGGCGTTTCACACCGTCACCACGGTTTACCTTTCTTACCCGGTCTCCTGGCTTGTGACTCTGGGCGCCCACGTCCTCTGCTTCCGGTGGATAATGACCAAGCGTCTGCTGGTGCGAAAGTTGTAG
- a CDS encoding replication-associated recombination protein A, producing MAETSLFEGGEENISFEVPLAERMRPRVLDEYVGQRHVLAPGKALRSMLDGGKAPSCILYGPPGVGKTTLVRLIARTTGRVLLEINAVSAKVETLRELVERARGEKKISGRSAIAFVDEIYHFNSKQQNVLLPSVETGDLILIGTTTENPWFEINKTLLSRMVVYTLEPLKDEDICELLTRALNDEERGLGRLGVRAEAETIERIAALAGGDARQALTRLEASVTAAAMGGGSLLTDEIVAQSTGAATQRYDRSSNDHYAVISALIKSMRGSDPDAALYWLARMLEGGDDIRFITRRLCIFAAEDVGLADPMALVVAQNAAAAVDRVGMPEANLILGEAVIYLAAAPKSNSAYLAIKAAQQNVREGKIMEVPSHLRNDGEGYVYPHDSPGHWVPQAYMPEVRRFYFPGRLGAEGRIEDRLKRLWKRFSTETDENQDK from the coding sequence ATGGCGGAAACGAGCCTTTTTGAGGGCGGCGAAGAAAATATCAGCTTTGAGGTGCCTCTTGCGGAGCGTATGAGGCCGCGTGTTCTCGACGAATATGTGGGACAGCGGCATGTTCTGGCGCCGGGAAAGGCACTGCGCAGTATGCTCGATGGAGGCAAGGCTCCGAGCTGCATCCTCTACGGGCCGCCCGGCGTCGGAAAGACTACGCTGGTTCGCCTTATCGCGCGTACTACAGGCCGCGTGCTGCTTGAGATAAACGCCGTCAGCGCGAAGGTCGAGACCCTGCGCGAGCTTGTCGAGCGCGCGCGCGGCGAGAAAAAAATATCGGGACGTTCCGCGATCGCCTTTGTCGATGAGATCTACCATTTCAACAGCAAACAGCAGAACGTTCTGCTGCCGTCCGTCGAGACTGGTGACCTCATCCTTATCGGTACGACTACGGAAAATCCCTGGTTTGAGATCAACAAGACGCTGCTTTCGCGCATGGTCGTCTACACCCTGGAACCGCTGAAAGACGAAGATATCTGCGAACTGCTGACGCGGGCCCTGAACGACGAAGAACGCGGGCTGGGCCGTCTTGGCGTGCGCGCTGAGGCGGAGACGATCGAGCGGATCGCCGCGCTGGCCGGCGGCGACGCGCGCCAGGCGCTGACGAGGCTTGAGGCCTCCGTAACGGCGGCGGCGATGGGCGGCGGCTCGCTGCTCACCGACGAGATCGTCGCGCAGAGCACCGGTGCCGCCACGCAGCGTTATGACAGAAGTTCCAACGATCACTACGCGGTGATCTCGGCGCTGATAAAGAGCATGCGCGGTTCGGACCCCGACGCCGCGCTCTACTGGCTTGCGCGGATGCTCGAGGGCGGCGACGATATCCGCTTCATTACGCGCCGCCTCTGCATATTCGCCGCGGAAGACGTCGGCCTTGCCGACCCGATGGCGCTTGTCGTCGCGCAGAACGCCGCCGCCGCCGTTGACCGCGTCGGCATGCCAGAGGCGAACCTGATCCTCGGCGAAGCGGTCATTTATCTTGCCGCCGCGCCGAAGAGCAACAGCGCCTATCTCGCGATCAAGGCGGCGCAGCAGAATGTCCGCGAGGGAAAGATAATGGAGGTGCCGAGTCACCTGCGCAACGACGGCGAGGGATATGTCTACCCGCACGACAGCCCCGGCCACTGGGTGCCGCAGGCCTACATGCCCGAGGTGCGCCGCTTCTATTTCCCAGGCAGACTCGGAGCGGAGGGCAGAATAGAAGATCGCCTCAAGCGCCTCTGGAAGCGGTTCTCCACGGAGACGGATGAAAATCAGGATAAATAA
- a CDS encoding HAD family hydrolase, producing the protein MCIKAPFWSPAGASGFLLDWDGVIAETKLDFSGIREKYYGGRRAMLLEDSWTLAPDRREAMLKELVELEMAGAEKAEPVPGAFELIKWLNKNNIPYCILSRNCMEVIRRGAEVIGLELPAQTWGRDNMDWVKPDPRALLAAAAAIGVEPRRCLYVGDFLYDLQGARRAGMRAVLVQRDEPAWSGWADVTYPLMTDFVEALNAREQIVPWEYREIYAKKGERWLSNAASFIFAVPADPSPTTDCWLTRAASLGVGGFYVDPEKVFTPDDWKKNPSFDTSAMGRKWAEVISDFLSPRYPLARVVTECEAPLNAPKNSLDITRFIERKKI; encoded by the coding sequence ATGTGCATAAAGGCGCCCTTTTGGAGCCCTGCGGGGGCTTCCGGATTTTTATTGGATTGGGACGGCGTTATCGCCGAGACTAAACTGGATTTTTCCGGCATCCGCGAAAAATATTACGGCGGCCGGCGGGCGATGCTGCTTGAGGACTCTTGGACGCTTGCGCCCGATAGGCGCGAGGCGATGCTCAAAGAGCTGGTGGAGCTTGAAATGGCCGGCGCGGAGAAGGCCGAGCCGGTTCCCGGAGCCTTTGAGCTGATCAAATGGCTTAATAAAAACAACATACCATACTGCATCCTCTCGCGTAACTGCATGGAGGTGATCAGGCGCGGGGCGGAGGTAATCGGCCTCGAACTCCCGGCGCAGACCTGGGGACGTGACAATATGGACTGGGTCAAGCCCGACCCGCGGGCCCTGCTCGCCGCCGCCGCCGCAATCGGAGTGGAACCGCGCCGCTGCCTCTACGTGGGGGATTTCCTCTACGATCTCCAGGGCGCGCGGCGCGCGGGAATGCGCGCTGTGCTGGTGCAGAGAGACGAACCGGCGTGGAGCGGCTGGGCCGACGTGACCTATCCGCTTATGACCGATTTTGTCGAAGCGCTGAACGCGCGTGAGCAGATCGTGCCGTGGGAGTACCGCGAGATCTACGCTAAGAAGGGTGAGCGCTGGCTGTCTAACGCCGCCTCCTTTATCTTCGCCGTTCCCGCCGATCCCTCGCCGACGACGGACTGCTGGCTTACCCGCGCCGCCTCGCTTGGAGTGGGGGGCTTCTATGTCGATCCGGAGAAAGTATTTACTCCCGATGACTGGAAGAAGAACCCCTCCTTTGACACCTCGGCGATGGGACGCAAATGGGCCGAGGTAATAAGCGATTTCCTCTCGCCGCGCTATCCTCTGGCAAGGGTTGTCACGGAATGCGAAGCGCCGCTTAACGCACCGAAAAATTCACTCGACATAACGCGTTTCATTGAACGTAAAAAGATATAA
- the tdh gene encoding L-threonine 3-dehydrogenase, with product MKGKMLALVKEKPEVGLWMREVDIPQPGPNDVLIKIKKTSICGTDLHIYNWDEWSQKTIKTPMTIGHEYVGEIVELGSHVRGWKVGERVSGEGHIVCGECRNCLAGRRHYCPHTIGVGVNRDGAFAQYLSIPTTNVWRCAPDISDDIISCFDPLGNATHTALQYDLIGEDVLITGAGPIGMMAAAICRHVGARNVVVSDLNDYRLDLAKKLGATRTVRADKEDLRDVMHELGMKEGFDVGLEMSGSPQAFSGMVDVMHNSGKIALLGLVKPGTVIDWDKVIFNGLTIKGIYGREMYETWYKMTTMLQSGLDISEVITHRFDVRDFEKGFAAMNSGQSGKVVLDWQNL from the coding sequence ATGAAGGGAAAGATGCTTGCTCTTGTCAAAGAAAAACCGGAGGTCGGCCTGTGGATGCGCGAGGTCGATATTCCTCAGCCCGGCCCCAACGACGTTCTGATAAAGATAAAAAAGACGTCGATATGCGGAACGGATCTCCACATCTATAACTGGGACGAGTGGTCGCAGAAGACCATTAAGACCCCGATGACCATCGGTCATGAATATGTCGGAGAGATCGTCGAACTCGGCAGCCATGTGCGCGGCTGGAAGGTCGGCGAGCGCGTCTCGGGCGAGGGACACATCGTCTGCGGCGAGTGCCGCAACTGTCTCGCCGGACGCCGCCACTACTGCCCGCATACGATCGGTGTCGGCGTGAACCGTGACGGCGCCTTCGCGCAGTACCTTTCAATACCGACGACGAATGTCTGGCGCTGCGCACCCGATATCTCCGACGATATCATCTCCTGCTTCGACCCGCTCGGAAACGCCACCCATACGGCGCTGCAGTATGATCTCATTGGAGAGGACGTTCTCATCACCGGCGCGGGACCCATCGGCATGATGGCCGCCGCTATCTGCCGCCACGTCGGCGCGCGCAACGTAGTCGTCAGCGACCTCAACGATTACCGCCTCGATCTCGCGAAAAAGCTCGGCGCTACGCGCACCGTGCGCGCCGATAAGGAGGACCTCCGCGACGTGATGCACGAGCTCGGCATGAAGGAGGGCTTCGACGTCGGGCTGGAGATGTCAGGCAGCCCGCAGGCCTTCTCCGGCATGGTCGACGTGATGCACAACAGCGGCAAGATCGCGCTGCTCGGCCTCGTGAAGCCCGGCACGGTCATCGACTGGGACAAAGTCATCTTCAACGGCCTGACGATAAAGGGCATCTACGGACGTGAGATGTACGAGACCTGGTACAAGATGACGACGATGCTGCAGAGCGGCCTTGACATCAGCGAAGTCATCACCCACCGTTTCGACGTGCGGGACTTTGAAAAGGGCTTCGCAGCGATGAACTCAGGACAGTCGGGAAAGGTCGTCCTTGACTGGCAGAACCTTTAG
- a CDS encoding potassium/proton antiporter produces the protein MDNINALILFVSLILLFCIAFSRFLTKAGIPVLVFFILAGMIMGSDGIGGIYFDNAAVASTIGNFAICYILFAGGMATSWKSAREVLVPGVLLSTVGVIITAVLVGVAAYLLVGLTWLQGLLLGAVVSCTDAASVFSILRSNNLNLKAPLAPLLELESSSNDPTAYMLTIAIIGLMTAPDSSFFSFVTLFVMQFVIGGVLGLAFGFAGAWVMNRIRLNSDGLYPVVAATLAALIYSAVQVMQGNGFLGIYIAGMVMGNMKLVYKSSLVRFFDGFSWLMQILVFVTLGLLVFPSQLPSVWLPALTISAMLMFIIRPAAVFLTLLPFKYTKKAQLLVSWVGLRGASSIVFASYALTYALPNGDVIFNMVFFISLTSVIIQGSLLAPMASLLDQLDHEDKTLVSRSFTDYEEELQGGLYELSVTKGSSAVGMAVEELKFPESVRIMLIRRGSGTVTPTGKTQVKEGDMLMVTANNTDVLLALKERLGFA, from the coding sequence ATGGATAATATCAACGCTCTTATTCTTTTTGTCTCGCTTATATTGCTTTTTTGTATAGCATTCAGCCGTTTTCTCACCAAAGCCGGCATCCCGGTGCTCGTATTCTTCATCCTCGCGGGGATGATCATGGGTTCTGACGGTATCGGCGGCATCTATTTCGACAACGCCGCCGTCGCAAGCACCATCGGTAACTTTGCCATATGTTACATCCTTTTTGCCGGCGGTATGGCGACAAGCTGGAAATCCGCCAGGGAGGTACTGGTGCCCGGGGTGCTGCTTTCGACAGTCGGCGTTATCATCACCGCCGTGCTGGTCGGCGTCGCCGCCTACCTCCTTGTGGGGCTGACGTGGCTCCAGGGCCTTTTGCTTGGCGCGGTCGTCTCCTGTACCGACGCCGCCTCGGTCTTCTCCATTCTGCGCTCGAACAACCTGAACCTCAAAGCGCCGCTCGCGCCGCTGCTTGAGCTTGAGAGCAGCAGCAACGATCCTACCGCCTATATGCTGACGATTGCCATCATCGGTCTCATGACGGCGCCGGACAGCAGTTTTTTCAGCTTTGTCACGCTGTTTGTGATGCAGTTTGTCATCGGAGGGGTGCTTGGTTTGGCTTTCGGCTTCGCCGGCGCCTGGGTGATGAACCGTATAAGGCTCAACAGCGACGGTCTCTATCCGGTAGTAGCGGCGACGCTGGCCGCCCTCATCTATTCTGCGGTGCAGGTGATGCAGGGCAACGGGTTCCTGGGAATATATATCGCCGGTATGGTGATGGGAAATATGAAGCTGGTCTATAAGTCGTCGTTGGTGCGTTTTTTCGACGGTTTTTCCTGGCTGATGCAGATACTGGTCTTTGTAACGCTGGGGCTGCTCGTCTTCCCCTCGCAGCTGCCTTCGGTATGGCTTCCGGCGCTTACGATCTCCGCGATGCTGATGTTCATCATCCGCCCCGCGGCTGTTTTTCTCACTTTACTGCCGTTCAAATACACGAAGAAGGCGCAGCTCCTCGTCTCATGGGTCGGTCTGCGCGGCGCTTCGTCGATAGTCTTTGCCTCTTATGCCCTCACCTATGCTCTTCCGAACGGGGATGTCATCTTCAACATGGTCTTCTTCATTTCGCTGACCTCGGTCATAATTCAGGGCTCGCTGCTTGCGCCGATGGCATCGCTGCTCGATCAGCTCGATCATGAGGATAAGACGCTCGTCTCGCGCAGCTTTACCGACTATGAGGAGGAGCTCCAGGGCGGACTGTATGAGCTGAGCGTGACAAAGGGTTCGTCGGCCGTGGGGATGGCGGTGGAGGAGCTGAAATTCCCCGAAAGCGTCCGTATCATGCTCATCAGGCGCGGCAGCGGTACGGTTACGCCGACGGGCAAGACGCAGGTTAAAGAGGGCGATATGCTGATGGTGACGGCGAACAATACCGATGTCCTGCTTGCGCTGAAAGAACGCCTCGGCTTCGCGTAG